One Microcebus murinus isolate Inina chromosome 7, M.murinus_Inina_mat1.0, whole genome shotgun sequence genomic region harbors:
- the C7H8orf88 gene encoding uncharacterized protein C8orf88 homolog has protein sequence MTMETKKLIGKSLQPARPVRHLTSPPGTVFPFNFQNEYPCNTQCLQSGVSRCKTNGMQTFSQGLNEQQQHQSPVKKERIKYSRDFLLKLSSVSICRKKPDFLPDHPIVLQKPENNQSFK, from the exons ATgacaatggaaaccaaaaaattgaTTGGTAAATCGCTTCAACCAGCAAGACCTGTTCGTCATCTGACTTCTCCCCCAG GAACAGTGTTCCCTTTCAACTTTCAAAATGAATATCCATGCAACACTCAGTGCTTACAAAGTGGAGTTAGCAGA TGTAAGACGAATGGAATGCAAACCTTTTCTCAAGGTCTTAATGAACAACAGCAACATCAGTCTCCagttaaaaaag AGAGAATTAAATACAGCAGAGATTTCCTGTTGAAGCTCTCAAGTGTTTCCATCTGCAGAAAAAAACCAGACTTTCTGCCTGATCATCCCATTGTACTTCAAAAGCCA GAAAACAACCAAAGTTTTAAGTAG